A single window of Hymenobacter sp. APR13 DNA harbors:
- a CDS encoding SDR family oxidoreductase — MNILLTGANGYIGQRLLPLLVAAGHHIVCLVRDPRRFELSDSLRASVTVAEGDLLKPETLAALPLEIDAAYYLVHSMSGHDKDFFRLEQQSALNFRAYLDRTSARQVVYLSGIANDRALSVHLRSRKGVEKILGKGRVPLTVLRASIIIGSGSASFEIIRDLVEKLPVMITPRWLNSRCQPIGIRDVMHYLMAVLDNDACLGRSFDIGGPDVLTYRQMLLELAAARGYRRYIVTVPVLTPRLSSWWLFLVTRTTFSLAQSLVESLRNDTVATPKRSITAVVPHTCMSYRQAVDLAFQRIEQNEVVSSWSDALSSGVMPRNYMDHIRIPQYGLLQDRQTLRFTRDPQQVLQNVWSIGGERGWYKVDWLWRTRGLMDKMVGGVGLRRGRRSPTDLRAGDPLDFWRVLVADRAQGRLLLYAEMKLPGEAWLQFRLLPNPDGSHTLEQLAAFRPRGLAGRLYWYSLVPFHFIIFKGMIENIVHYSDSVPLPAVAAKQPA; from the coding sequence ATGAACATTCTGCTTACCGGAGCCAACGGCTACATTGGCCAGCGTTTGCTGCCGCTGCTGGTAGCGGCCGGCCACCACATAGTGTGCCTCGTGCGCGACCCGCGCCGCTTCGAGCTGTCGGACAGCCTTCGGGCCAGTGTGACGGTGGCCGAGGGCGACCTACTCAAGCCCGAAACGCTGGCGGCGCTGCCCCTGGAAATCGACGCGGCCTACTACCTGGTGCACTCCATGAGCGGCCACGACAAGGACTTTTTCCGGCTGGAGCAGCAGTCGGCCCTGAACTTCCGCGCCTACCTCGACCGCACGAGTGCCCGGCAGGTGGTGTACCTGTCGGGCATCGCCAACGACCGGGCGCTGAGCGTGCACCTTCGCTCGCGCAAGGGCGTGGAGAAGATTCTGGGCAAGGGCCGCGTGCCACTCACGGTGCTGCGGGCCAGCATCATCATCGGCTCGGGGTCGGCGTCGTTTGAGATTATCCGGGATTTGGTGGAGAAGCTGCCCGTGATGATTACGCCGCGCTGGCTGAACTCGCGCTGCCAGCCCATCGGCATCCGCGACGTGATGCACTACCTCATGGCCGTGCTCGATAACGATGCCTGCCTGGGCCGCTCCTTCGATATCGGCGGGCCCGACGTGCTGACGTACCGGCAGATGCTGCTGGAGCTGGCCGCCGCCCGCGGCTACCGGCGCTACATCGTCACGGTGCCGGTGCTCACGCCGCGGCTGTCGTCGTGGTGGCTGTTTCTGGTCACGCGCACCACGTTTTCGCTGGCCCAGAGTTTAGTGGAGAGCCTGCGCAACGACACCGTGGCCACCCCTAAACGCAGCATTACGGCCGTGGTGCCGCACACCTGCATGAGCTACCGGCAGGCCGTGGACCTGGCCTTCCAGCGCATCGAGCAGAACGAGGTGGTGAGCAGCTGGAGCGACGCGCTCAGCAGCGGCGTGATGCCCCGCAACTACATGGACCACATCCGGATTCCGCAGTACGGCCTGCTGCAGGACCGCCAGACCCTGCGCTTCACCCGCGACCCACAGCAGGTGCTGCAGAACGTGTGGAGCATTGGCGGCGAGCGGGGCTGGTACAAGGTGGACTGGCTTTGGCGCACCCGGGGCCTCATGGACAAGATGGTGGGCGGCGTGGGACTGCGCCGCGGCCGCCGCTCCCCCACCGACCTGCGCGCCGGCGACCCGCTCGACTTCTGGCGCGTGCTCGTGGCCGACCGCGCCCAGGGCCGCCTGCTGCTCTACGCCGAAATGAAGCTCCCCGGCGAGGCGTGGCTGCAGTTCCGCCTATTGCCCAACCCCGATGGCTCGCACACGCTGGAGCAGCTGGCCGCCTTTCGCCCGCGCGGGCTGGCCGGGCGCCTGTACTGGTATTCGCTGGTGCCGTTTCACTTCATCATTTTCAAAGGCATGATTGAGAACATCGTGCACTACAGCGACTCCGTGCCGCTGCCGGCCGTGGCCGCCAAGCAACCCGCGTAG
- a CDS encoding prolipoprotein diacylglyceryl transferase family protein, with the protein MLCTVTLPLPTAVGHSYYTTFYLLAFGLNLALLVWEGHRRGYAMRPWLVVLACTTLSFILGTKLLALSGPEWQELLQTGHWPGSGARTVLGGALAGTLTLLALRRPFGFSWHVFDAFTLPMCAALAVQCVGCVLTGCCFGELTAGSWGLTYAPGTLPYLWQEARGLLAPGAAQSLPVHPTQLYSLGLCVVVGGVLVLTRHRAWPGGSRRLLHLGLLLAGRFLIEFWRDPAGEQVGAEFHSHAGLVLKQVQWALLLLVPLVLGSWGWLLYCSRHTAPQPEQLPTQHPVRNLLAVAGLLLLTAWLGPQALTRPEVLVVKTLLLTVLVLEGGVLLLGAAGTLRPARVALPLTLAAGVLVLTSQTPADSSSAPYFSFTPGYVAGRYDEDVTYSPSGGCSGSGGPSTRAGYYHQYRAMGGEAAYTRPSLHRPGRVTYGMGIYGGREYVNAQSLLLGSPFLTGNATDGRRFPLFDVNPFIVRDRSRPGRFGYGVRVGLHMGHLANVAPENAEDSLRTEYVLPDASIWLGVRRTLFFQADYGNGLLALGNGTGRLALGSGLGSDWNRQLLAGVALSNHTPGLWMGFLSASFPVGRTGLWLEPYGATDFGRHRQVSLRVQYRLQAR; encoded by the coding sequence ATGCTCTGTACTGTTACGCTGCCGCTGCCCACTGCCGTCGGGCACAGCTACTATACTACGTTCTACCTGCTGGCCTTCGGCTTGAACCTGGCGCTGCTGGTGTGGGAAGGCCACCGCCGGGGCTACGCCATGCGGCCGTGGCTGGTGGTGCTAGCCTGCACCACGCTTAGCTTTATTCTGGGCACCAAGCTGCTGGCCTTGTCGGGGCCGGAGTGGCAGGAGTTGCTGCAGACGGGGCACTGGCCGGGCTCGGGGGCGCGCACGGTGCTGGGCGGGGCGCTGGCCGGCACACTCACGCTGCTGGCGCTGCGGCGTCCGTTCGGGTTCAGCTGGCACGTGTTCGATGCCTTCACGCTGCCGATGTGCGCGGCGCTGGCGGTGCAGTGCGTGGGCTGCGTGCTCACCGGCTGCTGCTTCGGCGAGCTGACGGCCGGCAGCTGGGGCCTCACCTATGCGCCCGGCACGCTGCCCTACCTGTGGCAGGAGGCGCGCGGGTTGCTGGCGCCCGGGGCCGCGCAGTCGTTGCCGGTGCACCCCACGCAGCTGTATTCGCTGGGGCTGTGTGTGGTGGTGGGCGGCGTACTGGTGCTCACGCGGCACCGGGCGTGGCCGGGCGGCAGCCGCCGTCTGCTGCACCTGGGGCTGCTGCTGGCCGGCCGCTTCCTGATTGAGTTCTGGCGCGACCCAGCAGGCGAGCAGGTGGGCGCCGAGTTCCACAGCCACGCCGGCCTCGTCCTGAAACAGGTGCAATGGGCGCTGCTGCTGCTGGTGCCGCTGGTGCTGGGTAGCTGGGGCTGGCTGCTGTACTGCAGCCGGCACACCGCACCGCAGCCCGAGCAGCTGCCCACCCAGCACCCCGTGCGCAACCTGCTGGCGGTGGCCGGGCTGCTGCTGCTCACGGCCTGGCTGGGGCCGCAGGCTCTCACGCGCCCCGAGGTGCTGGTGGTAAAAACGCTGCTGCTCACGGTGCTGGTGCTGGAAGGCGGCGTCCTGCTGCTGGGCGCGGCCGGCACGCTACGGCCCGCCCGCGTGGCGCTGCCCCTCACGCTGGCCGCCGGCGTGCTGGTGCTCACCAGCCAGACGCCCGCCGATTCCAGCAGTGCGCCCTACTTCTCGTTTACGCCCGGCTACGTCGCCGGCCGCTACGATGAAGACGTTACTTATAGCCCGAGTGGGGGCTGCTCCGGCTCCGGCGGCCCTAGCACCCGCGCCGGCTACTACCACCAATATCGGGCGATGGGCGGCGAAGCTGCCTACACACGGCCCAGCCTCCACCGGCCGGGCCGCGTAACCTACGGCATGGGCATCTATGGCGGCAGGGAGTATGTGAATGCGCAGAGCCTTCTCCTAGGCAGCCCGTTTTTGACGGGCAATGCCACCGACGGACGGCGCTTTCCGCTGTTCGATGTAAACCCATTCATTGTGCGCGACCGTAGCCGGCCTGGCCGTTTCGGCTATGGCGTGCGAGTTGGGCTGCACATGGGCCATCTGGCCAACGTAGCGCCCGAAAACGCCGAGGACTCGCTAAGAACAGAATACGTCCTGCCCGATGCCAGTATCTGGCTGGGGGTGCGCCGCACGCTGTTTTTTCAGGCCGATTATGGTAATGGTCTGTTGGCGTTGGGCAACGGCACCGGCCGTTTGGCACTTGGCTCGGGCCTGGGCTCCGACTGGAACCGGCAGTTACTGGCTGGAGTGGCACTATCCAACCACACCCCTGGCTTGTGGATGGGTTTCCTGAGTGCCAGCTTCCCGGTCGGCCGCACCGGCCTGTGGCTGGAACCCTACGGCGCCACCGATTTCGGGCGGCATCGGCAGGTGTCGTTACGGGTGCAATACCGGCTGCAGGCACGCTAG